From the genome of Impatiens glandulifera chromosome 9, dImpGla2.1, whole genome shotgun sequence, one region includes:
- the LOC124915200 gene encoding uncharacterized protein LOC124915200 isoform X2: protein MASSFSGEGYAEGKICLGEIDVMKITTFDVIWNSKKLGKKGADGVAFYKPARIPEGYFCLGHYCQSNNRPLRGYLLVARELLVVSESNLGSPLSDPLDYTLMWNTDSNHDTSCCYVWLPIPPEGYKSMGFVVTDCREKPGLEVVKCVRSDLTEVCETEDMIFESYSKNSKKSSCLRVWNMRPWQRGMWDCGVSVGTFFCTSTSHSSGTELDIIACLKNIDSKQIISAMPNQSQVHSLIRQYGPRVFFHPDEIYMPSSVQWFFESGTRICSLKNNNLIDWDGANLPEGGANDGEYWIDLPEEEEKRDVVKKGNLESAKLYIHVKPALGGTFTDIAMWIFCPFNGPSTIKASLVNIEMSKVGEHVGDWEHFSLRISNFNGELWSMYVSQHSGGGWVDASQLEFIEGENRPLVYSSKSGHACFPHTGCYIQGTTKFGIGLRNDAAKSKYYIDSNIRYEIVAAEYLGDGAVKEPHWLQYMRQWGPTVQYNTWVEIDKIMSHFPTFIRFSVDVLFELFPTEIYGEEGPTGPKEKDNWFGDERC, encoded by the exons ATGGCCTCAAG CTTCTCAGGAGAAGGATATGCTGaaggaaaaatatgtttagGAGAAATTGATGTGATGAAAATCACTACTTTTGATGTAATATGGAACAGCAAGAAATTAGGGAAGAAAGGTGCAGATGGTGTTGCATTCTATAAACCTGCAAGAATCCCTGAAGGATATTTCTGTCTTGGCCACTATTGTCAGTCGAATAATCGACCCTTAAGAGGTTATCTTTTGGTAGCTAGAGAATTGTTGGTTGTTTCGGAATCAAATTTAGGATCACCTCTATCAGACCCGCTTGATTACACGTTAATGTGGAACACAGATTCCAATCACGATACAAGTTGTTGTTATGTTTGGCTGCCTATACCTCCGGAAGGGTATAAATCTATGGGGTTTGTGGTCACCGACTGTCGAGAAAAGCCAGGTCTTGAAGTGGTTAAGTGCGTGAGATCCGATCTCACAGAGGTTTGCGAAACTGAAGATATGATTTTTGAATCCTATTCAAAGAATTCGAAGAAATCTTCGTGTCTCAGAGTTTGGAATATGAGGCCTTGGCAGAGAGGGATGTGGGATTGCGGTGTTTCTGTAGGAACCTTCTTCTGCACGTCGACATCCCACAGCTCTGGAACCGAGCTGGATATTATAGCTTGTTTGAAGAATATCGATTCGAAGCAAATAATAAGTGCAATGCCGAATCAAAGCCAGGTACATTCCCTTATAAGGCAGTATGGTCCGAGGGTGTTCTTCCATCCAGATGAAATCTATATGCCTTCGTCAGTCCAATGGTTTTTCGAAAGTGGAACCCGTATTTGctctttaaaaaacaataatctaATTGATTGGGACGGAGCTAATCTTCCGGAAGGTGGGGCTAATGACGGAGAGTATTGGATAGACTTACCcgaggaagaagaaaagaggGATGTTGTTAAGAAAGGAAACCTCGAGAGTGCGAAACTGTACATTCACGTGAAGCCAGCTTTGGGAGGGACTTTCACCGATATTGCTATGTGGATATTTTGTCCATTTAACGGGCCATCCACCATAAAGGCCAGTCTTGTGAACATTGAGATGTCGAAAGTAGGGGAGCATGTTGGGGATTGGGAACATTTCTCGTTACGAATTAGCAACTTCAACGGGGAATTGTGGAGCATGTATGTTTCACAGCATAGTGGCGGGGGATGGGTCGATGCCTCTCAGTTGGAATTCATCGAGGGGGAAAACCGTCCCCTCGTATATTCATCGAAATCTGGCCATGCTTGTTTTCCACACACTGGATGTTATATTCAGGGGACAACCAAGTTTGGGATAGGTCTAAGGAATGATGCTGCCAAGAGCAAATACTATATCGATTCAAATATCAg GTACGAGATTGTTGCAGCAGAGTATCTAGGAGATGGAGCGGTGAAGGAGCCGCATTGGCTACAATACATGAGACAATGGGGTCCTACGGTACAATACAATACATGGGTTGAAATCGATAAGATAATGAGTCATTTCCCGACATTTATTCGATTCTCAGTAGATGTTCTTTTTGAACTGTTTCCTACTGAGATATATGGCGAAGAAGGGCCGACTGGCCCTAAGGAGAAAGACAATTGGTTTGGGGACGAAAGGTGCTAA
- the LOC124915200 gene encoding uncharacterized protein LOC124915200 isoform X1, with protein sequence MVSCDCLCWSSDLSETEFCSFEPEPFSLPSPIHIWPQGEGYAEGKICLGEIDVMKITTFDVIWNSKKLGKKGADGVAFYKPARIPEGYFCLGHYCQSNNRPLRGYLLVARELLVVSESNLGSPLSDPLDYTLMWNTDSNHDTSCCYVWLPIPPEGYKSMGFVVTDCREKPGLEVVKCVRSDLTEVCETEDMIFESYSKNSKKSSCLRVWNMRPWQRGMWDCGVSVGTFFCTSTSHSSGTELDIIACLKNIDSKQIISAMPNQSQVHSLIRQYGPRVFFHPDEIYMPSSVQWFFESGTRICSLKNNNLIDWDGANLPEGGANDGEYWIDLPEEEEKRDVVKKGNLESAKLYIHVKPALGGTFTDIAMWIFCPFNGPSTIKASLVNIEMSKVGEHVGDWEHFSLRISNFNGELWSMYVSQHSGGGWVDASQLEFIEGENRPLVYSSKSGHACFPHTGCYIQGTTKFGIGLRNDAAKSKYYIDSNIRYEIVAAEYLGDGAVKEPHWLQYMRQWGPTVQYNTWVEIDKIMSHFPTFIRFSVDVLFELFPTEIYGEEGPTGPKEKDNWFGDERC encoded by the exons ATGGTTAGTTGCGATTGTCTTTGCTGGAGCTCAGACTTGTCGGAGACAGAGTTCTGCTCCTTTGAACCAGAACCCTTCTCTCTCCCTTCGCCAATTCACATATGGCCTCAAG GAGAAGGATATGCTGaaggaaaaatatgtttagGAGAAATTGATGTGATGAAAATCACTACTTTTGATGTAATATGGAACAGCAAGAAATTAGGGAAGAAAGGTGCAGATGGTGTTGCATTCTATAAACCTGCAAGAATCCCTGAAGGATATTTCTGTCTTGGCCACTATTGTCAGTCGAATAATCGACCCTTAAGAGGTTATCTTTTGGTAGCTAGAGAATTGTTGGTTGTTTCGGAATCAAATTTAGGATCACCTCTATCAGACCCGCTTGATTACACGTTAATGTGGAACACAGATTCCAATCACGATACAAGTTGTTGTTATGTTTGGCTGCCTATACCTCCGGAAGGGTATAAATCTATGGGGTTTGTGGTCACCGACTGTCGAGAAAAGCCAGGTCTTGAAGTGGTTAAGTGCGTGAGATCCGATCTCACAGAGGTTTGCGAAACTGAAGATATGATTTTTGAATCCTATTCAAAGAATTCGAAGAAATCTTCGTGTCTCAGAGTTTGGAATATGAGGCCTTGGCAGAGAGGGATGTGGGATTGCGGTGTTTCTGTAGGAACCTTCTTCTGCACGTCGACATCCCACAGCTCTGGAACCGAGCTGGATATTATAGCTTGTTTGAAGAATATCGATTCGAAGCAAATAATAAGTGCAATGCCGAATCAAAGCCAGGTACATTCCCTTATAAGGCAGTATGGTCCGAGGGTGTTCTTCCATCCAGATGAAATCTATATGCCTTCGTCAGTCCAATGGTTTTTCGAAAGTGGAACCCGTATTTGctctttaaaaaacaataatctaATTGATTGGGACGGAGCTAATCTTCCGGAAGGTGGGGCTAATGACGGAGAGTATTGGATAGACTTACCcgaggaagaagaaaagaggGATGTTGTTAAGAAAGGAAACCTCGAGAGTGCGAAACTGTACATTCACGTGAAGCCAGCTTTGGGAGGGACTTTCACCGATATTGCTATGTGGATATTTTGTCCATTTAACGGGCCATCCACCATAAAGGCCAGTCTTGTGAACATTGAGATGTCGAAAGTAGGGGAGCATGTTGGGGATTGGGAACATTTCTCGTTACGAATTAGCAACTTCAACGGGGAATTGTGGAGCATGTATGTTTCACAGCATAGTGGCGGGGGATGGGTCGATGCCTCTCAGTTGGAATTCATCGAGGGGGAAAACCGTCCCCTCGTATATTCATCGAAATCTGGCCATGCTTGTTTTCCACACACTGGATGTTATATTCAGGGGACAACCAAGTTTGGGATAGGTCTAAGGAATGATGCTGCCAAGAGCAAATACTATATCGATTCAAATATCAg GTACGAGATTGTTGCAGCAGAGTATCTAGGAGATGGAGCGGTGAAGGAGCCGCATTGGCTACAATACATGAGACAATGGGGTCCTACGGTACAATACAATACATGGGTTGAAATCGATAAGATAATGAGTCATTTCCCGACATTTATTCGATTCTCAGTAGATGTTCTTTTTGAACTGTTTCCTACTGAGATATATGGCGAAGAAGGGCCGACTGGCCCTAAGGAGAAAGACAATTGGTTTGGGGACGAAAGGTGCTAA